One stretch of Streptomyces sp. A2-16 DNA includes these proteins:
- a CDS encoding family 43 glycosylhydrolase — MTYLARPRTRARRRAGRLAGLTAASLLLGLAAPMVPAQAAATADVTEGLALWYKLDAASGNTVTDASGNGRDGTVNGTADWSDPAQGLAFNGTDTSIKVPDDIMKGMDSITVSTDVLIDPAQAAPYFIYGFGNSSGSNGNGYLFATGNSLRTSIATGNWSTEQNTRPADSHNLTRGVWKQLTYTQTGNTGILYEDGVEVGRNTSVTITPGSIGSGTTTANYIGKSLYSGDKLFKGRIRDFRVYDRALDPAEVDELTLPIAAQGVAADKAALSLGDTSAVTADVVLPRSGTAGGSTITWASDNPGVVSDSGKVTRPAAGEPNGRATLTATLKKGSATDTKSFDITVLPDFDDRTAAERATENLTVHNVDDARGNLTLPATGDYGTTVSWSSANPAVVSAEGVVHRPAHGDGATTAELTATVTKGEAKATRTFTAKVPELPARQALKGYMFSYFTGEGTSDGEQLYAALSKGDDPMKWRELNDGKPVLTSTLGEKGLRDPFIIRSPEGDKFYQIATDLRIYGNGDWDASQRTGSKSVMVWESTDLVHWTNHRLVKVSPDSAGNTWAPEAYYDSKLGEYVVFWASKLYDNEAHSGDTYNRMMYATTRDFYTFSEPKVWVDRGYSVIDSTMIQNNGTYYRLSKDERNNTSSTPNSKFIFEEKSDSILNLNWTAVAEGIGKGAMNAAEGPLVFKSNTEEKWYAFLDEFGGRGYIPFETTDLDSGTWTPVADYDLPARPRHGTVLPVTQAEYDRLLRAYQPDQLVESVEGIEVKTRTGEAPVLPATVIATYADGVKRPVAVTWEDVPASKYAQAGTFTVTGSLPDGAAIPVQAEVTVSSEGPDVPADLLLHYGFDETGGNITVDSSGHGYHGTYAGTPSFGTGVGGGSFKMSGDANSPYVKIPNGVLRNAGSVTVSTYAKWKGGSSFQWLFGLGPDSDKYLFATPSNGGNSLYSAITKASWSAESKLTAGSQLTPGEWRHVTVTLDGSTGALVLYVDGVEAARTTTTVKPSELYDANKDYSGYIGKSLYSADPAFGGEVDDFRIYDRALSAAEVMELSGNTAGIAKAAAPGLKVDAIVDNAGGKVTLPMKEGTDLTALAPEFTLAHGAAISPASGSVQDFSKPVTYEVTGSDGKKRTWMVSALVMKSPVLPGLNADPNIVRFGDTFYIYPTTDGFEGWSGTQFKAYSSTDLVHWKDHGVILDLGPDISWADSRAWAPTIAEKDGKYYFYFCADANIGVAVSDSPTGPFKDALGQPLLKAGQFSGQMIDPAVFTDDDGQSYLYWGNGHAYVAPLNADMTSLDLSKMKDITPSGYNEGTFVIKRGGTYYFMWSENDTRDENYRVAYATGSSPTGPWTKRGVILEKDLSLGIKGPGHHSVVHVPNTDDWYIAYHRFAIPGGDGTHRETTVDKLEFDSDGLIKKVVPTLTGIDPVTVVHAGADGRGAEGSAIALHGTVSGAGGPKWTVQAGAPCSFADPGSAATTITCTDNGTYAVTLTGGRSKDTATVEVSNAAPVVVSASGPQSPVPAGRSTVVTARFTDPGTKDTHTCVVDWKDGSAPQSGTVTASLCRAEHTYAKAGIRRPVVTVRDDDGASDNRTLPELIVYDRWAGPVLGAGVLTSPAGAYPAKPSVTGKAAFSFAATYLPGGSTPLGEVSFDFGRAGLTFRSTGSDWLVVDGSQAVYQGSGTVNGKRGYAFRVTATDDPDSFRLRIWAESGGAVVYDNATGSKITGFVSVGRSRR; from the coding sequence ATGACGTACCTCGCACGTCCGCGCACCCGCGCGAGACGCCGGGCGGGCCGCCTCGCCGGTCTGACCGCCGCGTCACTCCTCCTGGGCCTCGCCGCCCCCATGGTCCCGGCCCAGGCCGCGGCCACCGCGGACGTCACCGAGGGACTGGCCCTCTGGTACAAGCTCGACGCGGCCTCCGGCAACACCGTCACCGACGCCTCCGGCAACGGCCGCGACGGCACGGTGAACGGGACCGCCGACTGGTCGGACCCCGCACAGGGGCTCGCCTTCAACGGCACCGACACCTCCATCAAGGTGCCGGACGACATCATGAAGGGCATGGACTCGATCACCGTCTCCACCGACGTGCTGATCGACCCCGCCCAGGCCGCCCCGTACTTCATCTACGGCTTCGGCAACTCCAGCGGGAGCAACGGCAACGGCTACCTGTTCGCCACCGGCAACTCACTGCGCACCTCCATCGCCACCGGCAACTGGTCGACCGAGCAGAACACCAGGCCCGCCGACTCGCACAACCTGACCCGCGGCGTGTGGAAGCAGCTCACCTACACCCAGACCGGCAACACCGGCATCCTCTACGAGGACGGTGTCGAGGTCGGCCGCAACACCTCGGTCACCATCACGCCCGGCTCCATCGGATCCGGCACCACCACCGCCAACTACATCGGCAAGTCGCTCTACTCGGGCGACAAGCTCTTCAAGGGCCGCATCCGTGACTTCCGGGTCTACGACCGCGCCCTGGACCCCGCCGAGGTCGACGAGCTGACCTTGCCCATCGCAGCGCAGGGCGTCGCCGCCGACAAGGCCGCGCTGAGCCTGGGCGACACGAGCGCGGTCACGGCCGACGTGGTCCTGCCGAGGTCCGGCACCGCCGGCGGGTCGACGATCACCTGGGCCAGCGACAACCCCGGCGTGGTGTCCGACTCCGGCAAGGTGACCCGCCCGGCCGCCGGTGAACCGAACGGCCGTGCCACGCTCACGGCAACCCTGAAGAAGGGTTCCGCGACCGACACCAAGAGCTTCGACATCACGGTCCTGCCGGACTTCGACGACCGGACGGCCGCCGAGCGGGCCACCGAGAACCTCACCGTCCACAACGTCGACGACGCGCGCGGCAATCTGACGCTGCCGGCGACGGGCGACTACGGCACGACCGTCTCCTGGTCCTCCGCGAACCCGGCCGTCGTCTCGGCGGAGGGTGTCGTCCACCGCCCCGCGCACGGTGACGGCGCCACCACCGCGGAACTCACCGCCACCGTCACCAAGGGCGAGGCGAAGGCCACCCGCACCTTCACCGCGAAGGTCCCCGAACTCCCCGCGCGACAGGCCCTCAAGGGCTACATGTTCAGCTACTTCACCGGCGAGGGCACCTCGGACGGCGAGCAGCTCTACGCGGCGCTCAGCAAGGGCGACGACCCCATGAAGTGGCGTGAGCTGAACGACGGCAAGCCGGTCCTCACCTCCACGCTCGGCGAGAAGGGCCTGCGCGACCCGTTCATCATCCGCTCCCCCGAGGGCGACAAGTTCTACCAGATCGCCACCGACCTCAGGATCTACGGCAACGGCGACTGGGACGCGTCCCAGCGCACCGGCAGCAAGTCCGTCATGGTGTGGGAGTCCACCGACCTGGTCCACTGGACCAACCACCGCCTGGTCAAGGTCTCCCCCGACAGCGCGGGCAACACGTGGGCGCCGGAGGCGTACTACGACAGCAAGCTCGGCGAGTACGTGGTCTTCTGGGCGTCGAAGCTGTACGACAATGAGGCCCACTCCGGCGACACGTACAACCGCATGATGTACGCGACCACCCGCGACTTCTACACCTTCAGCGAGCCCAAGGTCTGGGTCGACCGCGGCTACTCGGTCATCGACTCCACGATGATCCAGAACAACGGCACCTACTACCGCCTCTCGAAGGACGAGCGCAACAACACCTCCTCGACGCCCAACAGCAAGTTCATCTTCGAGGAGAAGAGCGACTCGATCCTCAACCTGAACTGGACCGCGGTCGCGGAGGGCATCGGCAAGGGGGCGATGAACGCGGCGGAGGGGCCGCTGGTCTTCAAGTCGAACACCGAGGAGAAGTGGTACGCCTTCCTCGACGAGTTCGGGGGCCGCGGCTACATCCCCTTCGAGACGACCGACCTCGACTCCGGCACCTGGACACCGGTCGCCGACTACGACCTCCCCGCCAGACCGCGCCACGGCACGGTCCTGCCGGTCACCCAGGCCGAGTACGACCGTCTCCTGCGCGCCTATCAGCCGGACCAGCTCGTCGAAAGCGTCGAGGGCATCGAGGTGAAGACGCGGACCGGTGAGGCACCGGTCCTGCCGGCCACCGTGATCGCCACGTACGCCGACGGCGTCAAGCGCCCCGTCGCCGTCACCTGGGAGGACGTCCCGGCCTCGAAGTACGCCCAGGCGGGCACCTTCACGGTCACCGGCAGCCTGCCCGACGGCGCCGCGATCCCGGTCCAGGCCGAGGTCACCGTCTCGTCGGAAGGACCCGACGTCCCGGCCGACCTGCTGCTGCACTACGGCTTCGACGAGACCGGCGGCAACATCACGGTCGACTCCAGCGGCCACGGCTACCACGGCACCTACGCCGGTACGCCCTCATTCGGCACCGGCGTCGGCGGCGGCTCGTTCAAGATGTCCGGCGACGCGAACTCGCCGTACGTGAAGATCCCCAACGGTGTGCTGAGGAACGCCGGCAGCGTGACCGTGTCCACCTACGCCAAGTGGAAGGGCGGCAGCAGCTTCCAGTGGCTGTTCGGGCTCGGCCCCGACAGCGACAAGTACCTGTTCGCCACCCCCTCCAACGGTGGCAACAGCCTCTACTCCGCGATCACCAAGGCGAGTTGGTCGGCGGAGTCCAAGCTGACGGCCGGCTCGCAGCTCACGCCCGGCGAGTGGCGGCACGTCACCGTCACCCTCGACGGCTCGACCGGCGCGCTGGTCCTCTACGTCGACGGCGTCGAGGCGGCCCGGACCACGACCACCGTCAAGCCGTCCGAGCTGTACGACGCGAACAAGGACTACAGCGGCTACATCGGCAAGTCGCTCTACTCGGCCGACCCGGCCTTCGGCGGCGAGGTCGACGACTTCCGCATCTACGACCGTGCCCTGTCCGCCGCGGAGGTCATGGAGCTCAGCGGCAACACGGCCGGGATCGCCAAGGCCGCCGCACCCGGTCTGAAGGTCGACGCCATCGTCGACAACGCCGGCGGCAAGGTGACCCTGCCGATGAAGGAGGGCACCGACCTCACCGCACTGGCACCTGAGTTCACCCTCGCCCACGGAGCGGCGATCAGCCCCGCCTCCGGCAGCGTGCAGGACTTCAGCAAGCCGGTGACGTACGAGGTGACCGGGTCCGACGGCAAGAAGCGCACCTGGATGGTCTCGGCACTCGTCATGAAGAGCCCGGTCCTGCCGGGCCTCAACGCCGACCCGAACATCGTGCGCTTCGGCGACACCTTCTACATCTACCCGACGACCGACGGCTTCGAGGGCTGGAGCGGCACGCAGTTCAAGGCGTACTCCTCCACCGACCTGGTCCACTGGAAGGACCACGGGGTCATCCTCGACCTCGGTCCGGACATCTCCTGGGCGGACAGCCGGGCCTGGGCGCCGACGATCGCCGAGAAGGACGGCAAGTACTACTTCTACTTCTGCGCCGACGCCAACATCGGTGTCGCGGTGTCCGACTCGCCGACCGGTCCGTTCAAGGACGCACTGGGTCAACCGCTGCTCAAAGCGGGCCAGTTCAGCGGCCAGATGATCGACCCGGCCGTGTTCACCGACGACGACGGCCAGTCGTACCTGTACTGGGGCAACGGACACGCCTACGTGGCCCCGCTGAACGCCGACATGACCTCCCTAGACCTGTCGAAGATGAAGGACATCACGCCCAGCGGCTACAACGAGGGCACCTTCGTCATCAAGCGGGGCGGCACCTACTACTTCATGTGGTCGGAGAACGACACCCGCGACGAGAACTACCGCGTCGCCTACGCCACCGGCTCCTCCCCGACCGGTCCCTGGACCAAGCGGGGCGTGATCCTGGAGAAGGACCTCTCGCTCGGCATCAAGGGGCCCGGCCACCACTCGGTCGTCCACGTGCCGAACACCGACGACTGGTACATCGCCTATCACCGGTTCGCCATCCCCGGAGGGGACGGCACGCATCGCGAAACGACCGTCGACAAGCTGGAGTTCGACTCGGACGGCCTGATCAAGAAGGTTGTGCCCACGCTGACGGGCATCGACCCGGTGACCGTCGTGCACGCCGGTGCGGACGGCCGCGGTGCGGAAGGCTCCGCGATCGCGCTGCACGGGACGGTCTCCGGTGCGGGCGGCCCGAAGTGGACCGTCCAGGCGGGAGCGCCCTGTTCCTTCGCCGACCCCGGCTCGGCCGCGACGACCATCACGTGCACCGACAACGGCACGTACGCGGTCACCCTCACGGGCGGCCGCAGCAAGGACACGGCGACGGTCGAGGTGTCCAACGCGGCGCCGGTCGTCGTCTCCGCCTCGGGCCCGCAGTCCCCGGTCCCGGCCGGCCGGAGCACGGTGGTCACGGCCAGGTTCACCGATCCGGGCACGAAGGACACCCACACCTGCGTGGTCGACTGGAAGGACGGGAGCGCACCGCAGTCCGGCACGGTGACCGCCTCGCTCTGCCGGGCCGAGCACACCTACGCCAAGGCCGGGATCCGCCGGCCGGTGGTCACCGTGAGGGACGACGACGGCGCCTCGGACAACAGGACACTTCCCGAGCTGATCGTGTACGACCGCTGGGCCGGTCCCGTGCTCGGCGCCGGAGTCCTCACCTCTCCGGCAGGGGCCTACCCCGCCAAGCCGAGCGTGACGGGCAAGGCCGCCTTCTCCTTCGCCGCGACCTATCTGCCGGGAGGCTCGACACCCCTCGGTGAGGTCTCCTTCGACTTCGGCCGGGCCGGGCTGACGTTCCGTTCGACCGGCTCCGACTGGCTCGTGGTCGACGGCTCGCAGGCCGTCTACCAGGGGTCCGGCACGGTCAACGGCAAGCGTGGGTACGCCTTCCGGGTCACCGCCACCGATGACCCGGACAGCTTCCGCCTCAGGATCTGGGCCGAGTCCGGCGGTGCGGTCGTCTACGACAACGCCACCGGGTCGAAGATCACCGGGTTCGTCTCCGTCGGTCGCAGCCGACGGTAG
- a CDS encoding glycoside hydrolase family 88 protein yields MSVSRRSLLATATGVAVAGASPTPAVAAPDARTLRAAADYAVEKLRAVAPTVTAFPVGTKFEKWTYSQGGDWVGGFWPGTLWMAWLHSKDDDFRTRALDSARKLAPRRFDTGTHDLGFLFYPSWVTAWRLTGDDTWRTGAVEAADSLIRRYNPRGRFIRAWGALDDPRNAGRVIIDTMMNLDLLAFASRQTGDATYLDIAVEHARTAQRVFPRPDGSTPHVYDFDPDSGAPVGPNTVQGYSPTSCWSRGQAWGIYGFTTMYRRTGEREFLTTARRLADYAVRALGPDHVPVWDYRAPQQPYDIKDASAGAITACGLLDLAAATGRTAYRDVALRLLTALAETCLTRRSARADAVVARCTRNRPAEDGIEISLPYADYYLLEGILRVLRPQDLDRAIDLSTTP; encoded by the coding sequence ATGAGTGTTTCCCGTCGTTCCTTACTGGCCACGGCGACCGGAGTCGCGGTGGCCGGAGCTTCCCCGACGCCGGCTGTCGCCGCACCGGACGCCCGCACCCTGCGCGCGGCCGCCGACTACGCGGTCGAGAAGCTCCGTGCGGTCGCACCCACCGTGACCGCCTTCCCCGTCGGCACGAAGTTCGAGAAGTGGACCTACTCGCAGGGCGGCGACTGGGTCGGTGGCTTCTGGCCAGGCACCCTGTGGATGGCGTGGCTGCACAGCAAGGACGACGACTTCCGGACCCGGGCCCTGGACTCGGCACGGAAGCTGGCCCCCCGCCGCTTCGACACCGGCACCCACGACCTCGGCTTCCTCTTCTACCCGTCATGGGTCACCGCCTGGCGGCTGACCGGCGACGACACCTGGCGGACGGGGGCGGTCGAGGCGGCCGACTCCCTGATCCGGCGTTACAACCCGCGCGGGCGCTTCATCCGCGCCTGGGGTGCACTGGACGACCCGAGGAACGCGGGCCGCGTCATCATCGACACGATGATGAATCTCGACCTGCTGGCCTTCGCGAGCCGACAGACCGGCGACGCCACCTATCTGGACATCGCCGTGGAGCACGCGAGGACCGCCCAGCGGGTCTTCCCGCGCCCCGACGGCTCGACCCCGCACGTCTACGACTTCGACCCGGACAGCGGTGCCCCCGTCGGCCCGAACACCGTGCAGGGCTACAGCCCCACCTCCTGCTGGTCACGCGGCCAGGCCTGGGGCATCTACGGCTTCACCACCATGTACCGGCGCACCGGCGAACGGGAGTTCCTGACCACCGCCCGCAGACTCGCCGACTACGCGGTCCGAGCGCTCGGCCCCGACCACGTCCCGGTGTGGGACTACCGGGCGCCGCAGCAGCCGTACGACATCAAGGACGCGTCGGCCGGTGCGATCACGGCCTGCGGTCTGCTCGACCTGGCCGCGGCCACCGGCCGGACCGCGTACCGGGACGTGGCGCTACGGCTGCTCACCGCGCTGGCGGAGACCTGTCTGACGAGGAGGTCGGCTCGCGCGGACGCGGTCGTCGCCCGCTGCACCCGCAACCGGCCCGCCGAGGACGGCATCGAGATCTCGCTGCCGTACGCCGACTACTACCTGCTCGAAGGCATCCTGCGGGTGCTGCGCCCGCAGGACCTCGACCGGGCGATCGACCTGTCCACCACGCCCTGA
- a CDS encoding SAM-dependent methyltransferase, with protein sequence MTDADALPPGTDPDKASVARMYDAMLGGEHNFAIDREAVAAVTGIDPQVRLLARANRAFLGRAVRFLAGTGVRQFIDLGSGIPTQGNVHEVAQAAAPEARVVYVDKDPVAVAHSTTLLADNPNADIVDADIRRPADVLSSPQVRKLIDFDQPVAVLMVAILHFVTPEENPAGIVAAFRDALPEGSWLALSHATNQDRPDTAAAVTQLYRSRATSPVTARSHDEIQNLFTGFDLTEPGLVHVPLWRPDEGEAIPENPSEYWVYAGVGRKSG encoded by the coding sequence GTGACCGACGCGGATGCTCTGCCGCCAGGGACCGATCCGGACAAGGCGAGCGTAGCCCGGATGTACGACGCGATGCTCGGGGGAGAGCACAACTTCGCCATCGACCGGGAGGCGGTGGCGGCCGTCACGGGCATCGACCCCCAGGTGCGTCTGCTGGCCCGCGCCAACCGTGCCTTCCTCGGCCGGGCCGTGCGCTTCCTGGCCGGGACCGGTGTCCGGCAGTTCATCGACCTCGGCTCGGGGATCCCGACCCAGGGCAATGTCCACGAGGTGGCCCAGGCGGCGGCTCCCGAGGCCCGGGTGGTCTACGTCGACAAGGACCCGGTGGCCGTCGCCCACAGCACCACCCTGCTCGCCGACAACCCGAACGCGGACATCGTCGACGCCGACATCCGGCGGCCGGCCGACGTCCTGTCCTCGCCGCAGGTGCGCAAACTGATCGACTTCGACCAGCCGGTCGCCGTGCTCATGGTCGCGATCCTGCACTTCGTCACGCCCGAGGAGAACCCGGCGGGCATCGTCGCCGCCTTCCGGGACGCCCTGCCCGAGGGCAGCTGGCTGGCCCTGTCCCACGCCACCAACCAGGACCGCCCCGACACGGCCGCCGCGGTCACCCAGCTGTACCGCTCCCGGGCCACCTCTCCCGTCACCGCCCGCTCCCACGACGAGATCCAGAACCTGTTCACCGGCTTCGATCTGACGGAACCGGGCCTGGTCCACGTCCCGTTGTGGCGCCCGGACGAGGGCGAGGCCATCCCGGAGAACCCGTCGGAGTACTGGGTGTACGCGGGGGTCGGCCGCAAGAGCGGGTGA
- a CDS encoding alginate lyase family protein, which yields MSARFRLCVLLTALAAFTTGLCAPVTAHTAAPHTAVLDGARLQHTKTRLEHGDPRLRPAVRALTVRADKWLDQGPWTVVDKPRPAPGGDVHDYLSQAPYWWPSRTPTTDNPWGCPYVQRDGERNPEVDSGTDRQDVEKTFDSAYDLSLAWYYTGEKRYARKAGQVLRTWFLDPATRMNPDLDHAQFIPCKYDGRAIGIIDFSQSYTSVVDAIALLDTGAPGWSAKDRAGMARWNTDFLGWLKDSDFGRQEAAATNNHGTFYDLLLAGLAYATGDKALARRTVLDARSRRIAPQIAADGSQPQELTRTRSWHYSTFDLVAYTRLAAIGRHVGVDLWAYRGPDGQSLFKAVGYLLPAATGAAAWPHPELEFLRYAATDVVHAAADAGDARALRAVAALEAPPGGDLWALRPAAEQLDSIAG from the coding sequence ATGAGCGCGCGATTCCGCCTGTGCGTCCTCCTGACCGCCCTGGCGGCGTTCACCACAGGGCTCTGCGCGCCCGTCACGGCCCACACCGCCGCCCCGCACACCGCTGTCCTGGACGGCGCCCGTCTCCAGCACACGAAGACCCGCCTGGAGCACGGCGACCCCCGACTGCGCCCGGCGGTGCGGGCGTTGACGGTCCGCGCCGACAAGTGGCTGGACCAGGGCCCCTGGACCGTCGTCGACAAGCCCAGGCCCGCCCCAGGCGGCGACGTGCACGACTACCTCAGCCAGGCCCCGTACTGGTGGCCCTCCCGGACCCCCACCACCGACAACCCCTGGGGCTGCCCGTACGTCCAGCGCGACGGCGAACGCAATCCCGAGGTCGACTCCGGCACCGACCGCCAGGACGTCGAGAAGACCTTCGACTCCGCCTACGACCTCTCCCTCGCCTGGTACTACACCGGCGAGAAGCGGTACGCGCGAAAGGCCGGCCAGGTCCTGCGCACCTGGTTCCTGGACCCGGCCACGAGGATGAACCCCGACCTGGACCACGCGCAGTTCATCCCCTGCAAGTACGACGGTCGGGCCATCGGCATCATCGACTTCTCGCAGTCGTACACCAGCGTCGTCGACGCCATCGCCCTCCTGGACACCGGCGCACCCGGCTGGAGCGCCAAGGACCGTGCCGGGATGGCCCGTTGGAACACCGACTTCCTCGGCTGGCTCAAGGACAGCGACTTCGGCAGACAGGAGGCGGCCGCCACCAACAACCACGGCACCTTCTACGACCTGCTCCTGGCCGGCCTCGCCTACGCGACCGGCGACAAGGCGCTGGCCCGCCGTACGGTCCTGGACGCCCGGAGCAGGCGCATCGCGCCGCAGATCGCGGCCGACGGCAGTCAGCCCCAGGAGCTGACCCGCACCCGCAGCTGGCACTACTCGACCTTCGACCTGGTCGCCTACACCCGGCTCGCGGCCATCGGCCGCCACGTCGGCGTCGACCTGTGGGCGTACCGGGGCCCGGACGGACAGAGCCTGTTCAAGGCGGTGGGCTATCTGCTGCCCGCCGCGACCGGAGCCGCCGCCTGGCCCCATCCGGAACTGGAGTTCCTCCGGTACGCGGCGACCGACGTCGTGCACGCGGCCGCGGACGCGGGTGATGCGCGGGCCCTGCGGGCCGTGGCCGCGCTGGAGGCGCCGCCGGGCGGCGACCTGTGGGCGCTGCGTCCGGCGGCGGAACAGCTGGACTCCATCGCGGGGTGA
- a CDS encoding glycosyl hydrolase family 28-related protein produces the protein MGMTRRTVLGSAIAVAAGAVTTTTAHAAEVPSLWEEFRRTPFTHPQIPYIGRAGCRGGATRLPRHRVVVDVRDFGAVADRTVDSAPAINRAVAAAGRAGGGTVTVPPGTFRIDDVIRVDRSNVVLRGAGSGRTTLYATKNLTELIGTYGSRYGGDKSSWSWAGGLIWLAPRARWESLVAAIRARAWPFEGWTGNRRDEWRTLTAIAPARRGSWTVTVADASALRPGALVLLRLADDPEHSLLEHMCGGGPGTEAYFWDDKTKLTSYVPYEWPVRITRVHGRRVTLERPLPLDLRPEWSPQLTTHVPELTGSGVEGLTLEAPDVPQQPHLLDKGHNGVVLQCAYDCWVDDVTVRHVDNGFGLVAASACTLRRTRVAGRGSHHPYFCREGSHDNLVEDFTIEERTSPAAANTQLHGINVEGLSSYNVWSRGDMRMGTFDSHRGLPFANVRTDITVNNNGRHGGDASAGPLFGARFTHWNIRVTNGRAGLVRIDGLAPYSATVGIDEVREFDQIDVPDFAGDLHTRLELYGRASALRPRNLHEAQRRWNGDLR, from the coding sequence ATGGGCATGACTAGGCGCACCGTGCTGGGGAGCGCCATCGCCGTGGCGGCCGGTGCCGTCACCACGACGACCGCCCACGCGGCCGAAGTCCCCTCGCTGTGGGAGGAGTTCCGCCGCACTCCCTTCACCCACCCACAGATCCCGTACATCGGCCGCGCCGGCTGCCGCGGCGGTGCGACACGTCTTCCGCGCCACCGAGTCGTCGTCGACGTGCGCGACTTCGGCGCCGTGGCGGACCGCACGGTCGACTCCGCCCCCGCGATCAACCGTGCCGTCGCCGCCGCCGGAAGGGCCGGCGGCGGCACGGTCACCGTCCCGCCGGGCACCTTCCGCATCGACGACGTGATCCGCGTGGACCGCTCGAACGTGGTCCTCAGGGGCGCCGGCAGCGGTCGTACGACGTTGTACGCGACGAAGAACCTCACTGAGCTGATCGGGACGTACGGCTCGCGCTACGGAGGCGACAAGTCCTCCTGGTCCTGGGCGGGCGGCCTGATCTGGCTCGCGCCCCGGGCCCGCTGGGAATCGCTGGTCGCCGCGATCAGGGCCAGGGCGTGGCCCTTCGAGGGCTGGACGGGCAACCGGCGCGACGAATGGCGGACGCTCACCGCGATCGCCCCGGCCCGCCGGGGTTCCTGGACGGTGACGGTCGCCGACGCGTCGGCGCTGCGTCCCGGCGCCCTGGTCCTGCTCCGGCTGGCCGACGACCCGGAGCACAGCCTCCTGGAGCACATGTGCGGCGGCGGGCCCGGAACCGAGGCCTACTTCTGGGACGACAAGACGAAGCTGACCTCGTACGTGCCCTACGAGTGGCCGGTCCGCATCACCCGCGTCCACGGCCGGAGGGTCACCCTCGAACGCCCGCTCCCGCTCGACCTGCGCCCCGAGTGGTCCCCGCAACTGACCACGCATGTGCCCGAGTTGACCGGCTCGGGGGTCGAGGGTCTGACCCTGGAGGCGCCCGACGTCCCCCAGCAGCCGCATCTGCTGGACAAGGGGCACAACGGGGTGGTGCTGCAGTGCGCGTACGACTGCTGGGTGGACGACGTGACGGTCCGTCATGTCGACAACGGCTTCGGCCTGGTGGCCGCCTCCGCGTGCACCCTGCGCCGGACGCGGGTGGCGGGACGAGGCTCCCACCACCCCTACTTCTGCCGCGAGGGCTCGCACGACAACCTCGTCGAGGACTTCACGATCGAGGAGCGCACCAGCCCCGCGGCCGCGAACACCCAGCTGCACGGCATCAACGTCGAGGGGCTGTCGTCGTACAACGTCTGGTCGCGCGGCGACATGCGGATGGGCACCTTCGACAGCCACCGCGGCCTGCCCTTCGCCAATGTCCGCACCGACATCACCGTGAACAACAACGGCCGCCACGGCGGTGACGCGAGCGCGGGCCCCCTCTTCGGTGCCCGGTTCACCCACTGGAACATCCGCGTCACCAACGGCCGGGCGGGCCTGGTCAGGATCGACGGCCTGGCTCCCTACTCCGCGACGGTCGGCATCGACGAGGTCAGGGAGTTCGACCAGATCGACGTACCGGACTTCGCCGGGGACCTGCACACACGCCTCGAGCTGTACGGCCGGGCGTCGGCGCTCAGACCACGCAACCTCCACGAAGCGCAGCGCCGCTGGAACGGAGACCTCCGATGA